Proteins found in one Amycolatopsis camponoti genomic segment:
- a CDS encoding sensor histidine kinase — protein sequence MNRALGVLTCGAFLSIVLGVLGSGEPVPALVFGAVFALVATAGFGWVRTRDGWVGKAAYVGVQLPLAFVTFTISAGVGATLFLVVLVSQCVLLRLPLPVIALVIAVVPLVHLGMALGAGLREGLSTLVSVLFAAVITELLVREQRSRGELAEAHAKLRDYATQAERLATAQERNRVARDIHDGLGHSLTVVQMQVKAARAVLPTDPGKADEVLAKAQEQAENALAEVRRSVKALREPRSTPLPDALRALVSEAGVPAELTVSGAERPLPAEHREALFRTAQEGLTNVRKHAGAGRVELVLDYADASVRVVVRDDGAGTNGGASTGFGLLGLRERAGQLGGKLDFTSAPGEGSALSMEVPG from the coding sequence ATGAACCGGGCTCTCGGGGTGCTGACCTGCGGCGCCTTCCTCTCGATCGTGCTCGGAGTCCTCGGGTCCGGGGAGCCCGTGCCCGCTCTGGTTTTCGGCGCGGTGTTCGCTCTCGTCGCCACGGCGGGCTTCGGCTGGGTGCGCACCCGCGACGGCTGGGTGGGGAAGGCCGCGTACGTCGGTGTCCAGCTGCCACTGGCCTTCGTGACCTTCACGATCAGCGCCGGCGTCGGGGCGACGCTGTTCCTCGTCGTGCTGGTCAGCCAGTGCGTGCTGCTGCGGCTGCCCCTGCCGGTCATCGCGCTCGTCATCGCCGTGGTGCCGCTCGTGCACCTCGGGATGGCGCTGGGCGCGGGCCTGCGCGAAGGCCTCAGCACGCTCGTCTCGGTGCTGTTCGCCGCGGTCATCACCGAGCTGCTGGTGCGGGAACAGCGCTCACGCGGCGAACTCGCCGAGGCGCACGCGAAACTCCGCGACTACGCCACCCAGGCCGAGCGGCTGGCGACGGCGCAGGAGCGCAACCGCGTCGCGCGCGACATCCACGACGGGCTCGGGCACTCGCTGACCGTGGTCCAGATGCAGGTCAAGGCCGCGCGGGCGGTGCTGCCGACCGACCCGGGCAAAGCCGACGAGGTCCTCGCGAAGGCGCAGGAACAGGCCGAAAACGCTCTCGCCGAGGTCCGCCGATCGGTGAAAGCGCTGCGCGAACCGCGGTCGACGCCGTTGCCGGACGCGTTGCGGGCGCTCGTCTCGGAAGCCGGTGTCCCGGCCGAGCTGACCGTCTCCGGTGCCGAGCGGCCGCTGCCGGCGGAACACCGGGAGGCCCTTTTCCGCACGGCGCAGGAAGGTCTGACGAACGTCCGCAAGCACGCCGGCGCGGGCCGCGTCGAGCTGGTCCTGGACTACGCCGACGCCTCGGTCCGGGTCGTGGTCCGCGACGACGGCGCCGGCACGAACGGCGGCGCGTCGACCGGCTTCGGCCTGCTGGGGCTGCGGGAACGCGCCGGGCAGCTGGGTGGCAAGCTCGACTTCACCTCGGCGCCCGGCGAGGGCAGCGCACTGAGCATGGAGGTCCCGGGATGA
- a CDS encoding response regulator, whose translation MTPVRVLLVDDQALFREALATLLATHDDIDVVGEAGNGEEALKRASELRPDVVLMDLRMPVLDGVGATRRLRQEHPSVQVIALTTFDDDEDVFAALRAGAVGYLLKDVSSARLVEAVLAAARGESVLQPSVAAKVVARFAQLPEPRPQPLVVPLSEREREVVRLLADGRSNREIAASLFLAEGTVKNHVTNLLGKLGARDRTQAALRARDLGLL comes from the coding sequence ATGACACCGGTCCGCGTCCTGCTCGTCGACGACCAGGCGCTGTTCCGCGAAGCCCTCGCCACCCTGCTCGCGACCCACGACGACATCGACGTCGTCGGCGAGGCGGGCAACGGCGAGGAGGCACTGAAGCGGGCGTCGGAGCTCCGACCGGACGTCGTCCTGATGGACCTGCGCATGCCGGTCCTCGACGGCGTCGGCGCGACCCGGCGGCTGCGCCAGGAGCACCCGTCGGTCCAGGTCATCGCGTTGACGACGTTCGACGACGACGAAGACGTCTTCGCGGCTCTGCGCGCGGGCGCCGTCGGCTACCTGCTCAAGGACGTCTCGTCGGCGCGGCTGGTCGAAGCGGTGCTGGCGGCCGCGCGGGGCGAGTCGGTGCTGCAGCCGTCGGTGGCGGCGAAGGTGGTCGCGCGGTTCGCGCAGCTGCCCGAGCCGCGGCCCCAGCCGCTGGTGGTGCCGTTGTCCGAGCGGGAGCGGGAAGTAGTGCGCCTGCTCGCGGACGGCCGCAGCAACCGCGAGATCGCGGCGTCGCTGTTCCTCGCCGAGGGCACGGTGAAGAACCACGTGACGAACCTGCTGGGGAAGCTCGGCGCCCGCGACCGCACCCAAGCCGCCCTGCGGGCCAGGGACCTCGGCCTGCTCTGA
- a CDS encoding alpha-L-arabinofuranosidase B, which translates to MLVGIVALVAASLTTASTASAAASLPCDIYGAAGTACVAAHSTTRALYGTYNGPLYQVQRARDGAKTDIGLLAVGGYANAAAQDSFCAGTTCLITEIYDQSPRHNDLTIEGPGGAGGQDTGVPADALPVTAGGHQVYGASFSGRMGYRDNTTTGVAKNGQPEGMYMITSGTHVNGACCFDYGNAETNNQDTGNGHMDALNFGTECWFQPCHGAGPWVQADLENGLFQSSAGGSQNTANTGITAPFVTALLKNNGQNFFALKDGNAQSGGLRTTYSGPEPTAAGYSPMHQEGAIVLGTGGDNSNGSIGSFFEGVMTAGLPTDAADNAVQANVVSVGYGGPTGSTGTLNPGSEISVRATTACCTSDYLRHRNNNTVITPVSSTLDKSDATWIVRKGLADASCVSFESRNYPGDFLRHFDFQVYRQPMDGSAAFRADATFCPVAGKNGQGSSFRSYNYSGKYLRHYNNTVYIADTSGAHAWDAAGSYNDDVSWVIAQPWAP; encoded by the coding sequence GTGCTGGTGGGCATCGTCGCGCTGGTGGCCGCGAGCCTGACGACCGCGTCGACGGCGTCGGCCGCCGCGTCCCTGCCGTGCGACATCTACGGCGCCGCGGGCACGGCCTGCGTCGCCGCGCACAGCACCACGCGAGCCCTCTACGGCACCTACAACGGGCCGCTGTACCAGGTCCAGCGCGCGAGGGACGGCGCGAAGACCGACATCGGCCTTCTGGCGGTCGGCGGCTACGCCAACGCGGCGGCCCAGGACTCCTTCTGCGCCGGGACGACGTGTCTCATCACCGAGATCTACGACCAGTCCCCGCGCCACAACGACCTCACGATCGAGGGCCCCGGCGGCGCGGGCGGCCAGGACACCGGCGTCCCCGCGGACGCCCTGCCGGTGACCGCCGGCGGCCACCAGGTCTACGGCGCTTCGTTCTCCGGCCGGATGGGCTACCGCGACAACACGACGACCGGCGTCGCCAAGAACGGCCAGCCCGAGGGCATGTACATGATCACCTCCGGCACGCACGTCAACGGCGCCTGCTGCTTCGACTACGGCAACGCCGAGACGAACAACCAGGACACCGGCAACGGCCACATGGACGCGCTCAACTTCGGCACCGAGTGCTGGTTCCAGCCCTGCCACGGCGCGGGTCCCTGGGTGCAGGCCGACCTGGAGAACGGGCTGTTCCAGTCCAGCGCCGGCGGGAGCCAGAACACCGCGAACACCGGCATCACGGCGCCGTTCGTCACCGCGCTGCTGAAGAACAACGGCCAGAACTTCTTCGCGCTCAAGGACGGTAACGCCCAGTCCGGCGGCCTCCGGACGACCTACTCCGGCCCCGAGCCGACCGCGGCCGGGTACTCGCCGATGCACCAGGAAGGCGCGATCGTCCTGGGCACCGGCGGCGACAACAGCAACGGCTCGATCGGCTCGTTCTTCGAAGGAGTGATGACCGCCGGGCTGCCGACCGACGCGGCGGACAACGCGGTCCAGGCGAACGTCGTCTCCGTCGGCTACGGCGGCCCGACCGGGTCCACCGGCACCCTGAACCCCGGCTCGGAGATCTCCGTGCGCGCGACCACCGCGTGCTGCACGAGCGACTACCTCCGCCACCGGAACAACAACACGGTGATCACGCCGGTCAGCTCCACTTTGGACAAGAGTGACGCCACGTGGATCGTCCGGAAGGGACTCGCCGACGCGTCCTGCGTGTCGTTCGAGTCCCGGAACTACCCCGGGGACTTCCTGCGCCACTTCGACTTCCAGGTGTACCGGCAGCCGATGGACGGCAGCGCGGCGTTCCGCGCCGACGCGACGTTCTGCCCGGTGGCCGGGAAGAACGGGCAGGGCTCGTCGTTCCGCTCGTACAACTACTCCGGGAAGTACCTGCGGCACTACAACAACACCGTCTACATCGCCGACACCAGCGGCGCCCACGCCTGGGACGCCGCCGGTTCGTACAACGACGACGTCAGCTGGGTGATCGCGCAGCCCTGGGCGCCCTGA
- a CDS encoding glycosyltransferase, translated as MSVLWGVSFDATPLSGVVVEFLKTARRFAGHRVHLDLGYDIKADKGAFFRPYRDEAGLLPGWVTLDRVEGVDGIRGYDREFVDRVLREVVQHGDETLRPEIDRIAGELAGKIVATWERLGVTMVMVENGTLPENLTYTEALYRAIDRYGARHRLGRFVFWRDHDLMWQSEPGIAKYGRFPYPGVPTPRNSPHIHYFALHEQARAKTLEWVPGLRNIDVLPNAFAIAPARVDDRNAGFRRDHGIPGDVPLLARITRIIPQKRIDRDLHLLALLPDAWLFVAGDVAEAPSEHDRLAGLATRLGVRDRVVFGGWLTPYDTAVPGRYSVRDLLAHATVVSFLTSYDYESYGNPVSEAIASGTPYVTSGYELYDVVYGRKGFRAPVLDIRARDLPDAAFAREVSELITDEGKRADVVRANSELGQAHFGTRVVDDLVDRLYPPPMGAGTRLSVVLPVYNEAANLPEVLRTLHDQRDGDAPLDKGRYEVVLVDNNSTDDTVAVARAFAASHPDLALHVIGEAEQGVSCARRAGMDFAAARSRNRPDTDPGERFYLVSADADCRVDPHWLSELCTAMEESKAAIGVCDYYYDASHFTGRPRLWDAIQRTLRCRAVTFSLFGGFPDGKGFAVERDAYERAGGIEIFYQLQDGKFVSHLSDDWDFGIKVASGGDAITYAPRSRVEINPRRVDHAIDEVIAGRAYGSDGIIVMRDIRPSVPAAASDLTEAEARQAWEFSIKDFTPKNTILPVLLTPTLLEDDAVTAFFGADLASRLARRIAEIRDEMRVVDFTPIHAYKTPSYRLYFEFADELFACLRRHVGDDIGFPPPLPPCLAEIPAERFAEFVRYYCEDRESGEAHNYFGNGGVF; from the coding sequence ATGTCAGTCCTCTGGGGCGTGTCCTTCGACGCCACTCCGCTCTCCGGGGTCGTGGTCGAGTTCCTCAAGACGGCGCGCCGGTTCGCCGGCCACCGGGTCCACCTCGACCTCGGCTACGACATCAAGGCCGACAAGGGCGCGTTCTTCCGGCCCTACCGCGACGAAGCCGGGCTGCTGCCCGGGTGGGTCACGCTCGACCGCGTCGAAGGCGTCGACGGGATTCGCGGCTACGACCGCGAATTCGTCGATCGGGTCCTGCGCGAAGTGGTCCAGCACGGCGACGAGACGCTGCGTCCGGAGATCGACCGGATCGCCGGTGAGCTGGCCGGGAAGATCGTGGCGACCTGGGAGCGCCTCGGCGTCACGATGGTGATGGTGGAAAACGGCACCCTGCCCGAGAACCTCACCTACACCGAAGCGCTCTACCGCGCGATCGACCGCTACGGTGCCCGCCACCGCCTCGGCCGGTTCGTGTTCTGGCGCGACCACGACCTCATGTGGCAGAGCGAACCCGGCATCGCGAAGTACGGCCGGTTCCCGTACCCCGGTGTCCCCACACCGCGGAACTCCCCGCACATCCACTACTTCGCGCTGCACGAGCAGGCTCGGGCGAAGACCCTGGAGTGGGTTCCCGGTCTGCGGAACATCGACGTCCTGCCCAACGCGTTCGCCATCGCCCCCGCGCGGGTCGACGACCGCAACGCGGGTTTCCGCCGTGACCACGGGATTCCCGGCGACGTCCCGCTGCTCGCCCGGATCACGCGGATCATCCCGCAGAAGCGCATCGACCGGGACCTGCACCTCTTGGCCCTCCTGCCGGACGCGTGGCTGTTCGTCGCCGGCGACGTCGCCGAGGCGCCTTCGGAACACGACCGGCTCGCCGGGCTGGCGACGCGGCTCGGCGTCCGCGACCGCGTCGTGTTCGGCGGCTGGCTGACGCCGTACGACACGGCCGTGCCCGGCCGGTACTCGGTGCGCGACCTCCTCGCGCACGCGACCGTCGTGTCCTTCCTGACCTCCTACGACTACGAGAGCTACGGCAACCCGGTCAGCGAGGCGATCGCTTCCGGGACGCCGTACGTCACCAGCGGCTACGAGCTGTACGACGTCGTCTACGGCCGCAAGGGGTTCCGGGCCCCGGTGCTGGACATCCGGGCCCGCGACCTGCCGGACGCGGCGTTCGCGCGAGAGGTTTCCGAGCTGATCACCGACGAAGGGAAACGGGCGGACGTGGTGCGGGCGAACTCCGAACTCGGGCAGGCGCACTTCGGGACGCGGGTCGTCGACGACCTCGTCGACCGGCTCTACCCGCCACCGATGGGCGCCGGCACGCGGCTCTCCGTCGTGCTGCCGGTGTACAACGAGGCCGCGAACCTGCCGGAGGTCCTGCGCACGCTGCACGACCAGCGCGACGGCGACGCGCCCCTGGACAAGGGCCGGTACGAGGTCGTGCTCGTCGACAACAACTCGACCGACGACACCGTGGCCGTCGCGCGCGCCTTCGCGGCGTCCCACCCCGACCTGGCGCTGCACGTGATCGGCGAAGCCGAGCAGGGCGTCTCGTGCGCGCGGCGGGCGGGCATGGACTTCGCCGCGGCGCGCAGCCGGAACCGGCCGGACACCGATCCGGGGGAGCGGTTCTACCTCGTGTCGGCCGACGCCGACTGCCGCGTCGATCCGCACTGGCTGAGCGAACTGTGCACCGCGATGGAGGAGAGCAAAGCCGCGATCGGCGTCTGCGACTACTACTACGACGCTTCGCACTTCACCGGACGGCCGCGGTTGTGGGACGCGATCCAGCGGACACTGCGCTGCCGCGCCGTCACGTTCTCGCTGTTCGGCGGTTTCCCCGACGGCAAGGGGTTCGCCGTCGAGCGTGACGCCTACGAGCGCGCCGGCGGCATCGAGATCTTCTACCAGCTGCAGGACGGGAAGTTCGTCAGCCACCTGTCCGACGACTGGGACTTCGGGATCAAGGTCGCCAGCGGCGGCGACGCCATCACGTACGCGCCCCGCTCGCGCGTCGAGATCAACCCGCGCCGCGTCGACCACGCCATCGACGAGGTCATCGCCGGCCGGGCCTACGGATCCGACGGCATCATCGTCATGCGCGACATCCGGCCTTCGGTGCCCGCCGCCGCCTCGGATCTGACCGAAGCCGAAGCGCGGCAGGCGTGGGAGTTCTCGATCAAGGACTTCACGCCGAAGAACACGATCCTGCCGGTGCTGCTCACGCCCACGCTCCTCGAAGACGACGCCGTCACAGCGTTCTTCGGTGCCGATCTGGCGTCCCGGCTCGCGCGGCGGATCGCCGAGATCCGCGACGAGATGCGCGTCGTCGACTTCACGCCGATCCACGCGTACAAGACGCCGTCGTACCGGCTGTACTTCGAGTTCGCCGACGAGCTGTTCGCCTGCCTGCGGCGGCACGTCGGCGACGACATCGGTTTCCCGCCGCCACTGCCGCCGTGCCTGGCGGAGATCCCGGCGGAGCGCTTCGCGGAGTTCGTCCGCTACTACTGCGAAGACCGGGAATCCGGAGAGGCCCACAACTACTTCGGCAACGGAGGGGTGTTCTGA
- a CDS encoding DJ-1/PfpI family protein: MKTVLKWFALVVAVLAVPGIGAAVSALSAFDALYSPGPDRPLPAAAPPVHDPAKPTAVVVVGDRGAVVSDTLAPYEILAATGRFNVYTAAPKREPKPLTGGLDLVPDLSFDDLAARLGPKAPDLVVVPALPDVGEPSTEPVKNWLRAQAAHGAKLLSVCNGGGVLASTGLLDGRPATAHWLKLEAFAGDYPAVRWVRGQRFVDDGDVVTTAGILSGIDGTLHWVERLAGRDVAADAAKAVGWTRYGTTVPVHEPASMPDAAAIVNAAFRWDPDEIGVLLADGVGEIELASVFDTEGQSLSSRTLAVSADGAPIRSRHGLTFVPRASLAAADLDRLVVPGATRGVTPPPGGPAPEYVHDRPGFAYDTAVSALSRRTDVATARWTAKVLELPTDGVGFEGRAWPWLPTALPIALVLLGAAAVVVVRRIRAPRAARSPS; the protein is encoded by the coding sequence ATGAAGACCGTCCTGAAGTGGTTCGCCCTGGTCGTCGCCGTGCTGGCGGTCCCCGGCATCGGCGCCGCCGTCTCCGCTCTGTCCGCGTTCGACGCGCTGTACTCCCCCGGCCCGGACCGGCCCCTGCCCGCCGCCGCGCCACCGGTGCACGACCCGGCCAAGCCGACCGCGGTGGTCGTCGTCGGCGACCGCGGGGCCGTCGTCTCCGACACCCTGGCGCCGTACGAGATCCTCGCCGCGACCGGCCGGTTCAACGTCTACACCGCCGCGCCGAAGCGCGAGCCGAAGCCGCTGACCGGCGGCCTCGACCTCGTCCCCGACCTGAGCTTCGACGACCTCGCCGCCCGGCTCGGCCCGAAGGCGCCGGACCTCGTCGTCGTGCCCGCGCTCCCGGACGTCGGCGAGCCGAGCACCGAGCCGGTCAAGAACTGGCTGCGCGCCCAGGCCGCCCACGGCGCGAAGCTGCTGAGCGTCTGCAACGGTGGTGGCGTCCTCGCCTCGACCGGGCTGCTCGACGGCCGTCCGGCCACCGCCCACTGGCTGAAGCTCGAAGCGTTCGCCGGCGACTACCCGGCCGTGCGCTGGGTGCGCGGGCAGCGGTTCGTCGACGACGGCGACGTCGTCACCACCGCCGGGATCCTGTCGGGCATCGACGGGACACTGCACTGGGTCGAGCGGCTCGCCGGTCGCGACGTGGCGGCCGACGCCGCGAAGGCGGTCGGCTGGACGCGTTACGGCACCACCGTTCCGGTGCACGAGCCGGCGTCGATGCCGGACGCGGCCGCGATCGTCAACGCCGCCTTCCGGTGGGACCCGGACGAGATCGGGGTGCTGCTCGCCGACGGCGTCGGCGAGATCGAGCTGGCGTCGGTGTTCGACACCGAAGGCCAGTCGCTGTCTTCGCGGACGCTCGCCGTGAGTGCCGACGGCGCCCCGATCCGGTCCCGCCACGGCCTGACCTTCGTGCCGCGAGCGTCCCTCGCCGCGGCGGACCTCGACCGGCTGGTCGTGCCGGGCGCGACGCGCGGGGTCACGCCCCCGCCCGGCGGCCCGGCTCCGGAGTACGTCCACGACCGGCCCGGCTTCGCCTACGACACCGCGGTGAGCGCGCTCTCGCGCCGCACGGACGTCGCGACCGCGCGCTGGACCGCGAAGGTCCTGGAGCTGCCCACCGACGGCGTCGGCTTCGAAGGCCGGGCCTGGCCGTGGCTGCCCACGGCACTGCCGATCGCCCTGGTGCTGCTGGGCGCGGCGGCCGTGGTCGTCGTCCGCCGGATCAGGGCGCCCAGGGCTGCGCGATCACCCAGCTGA
- a CDS encoding family 78 glycoside hydrolase catalytic domain, producing MLPSKLWRATTTTLAAILVLSAASVPPAGAAPPVDLAGAHWIWYPEGDARVTAPAATRYFRTAFTVPAAAVSDARFVVTGDDTVDVWLNGKPLASSARTTDSWKSALSVDLRPALTPGGNTLAVAVRNSGGAAGLLGRVRVTTASGTTDLTTGAGWKSATTAPDGWEQPGFADGTWAAARDLGTYGSGPWGTRVGTPGASAKTPLSVASATVGQRPNPIGVDQPRFGWKLASSAAQQRQSAYQLVVSAGGKDVWDSGRVTSAQQADVAYGGPALTSLTAYTWKVRVWDGQGRMSDWSAVQRFETALRDAGTEWTGAFLGRATAGPDLAGASWVWYPEGDPIGGVPPATRFFRKSFDLTAAPSKATLVVTGDDTATVWVNGTRVSDSPRVADSWKTAAVVDVGSLLTAGTNTIAISAENTTQSPAGMIAKLTVQGGPTVGTDGTWKANQTGPDGWQQPGFDDSSWTAARALTAYGTGPWGANVAVSAPAPLLRKSFTVSKPVASARLLTTALGLQETHLNGVKVGGEVLAPGWTDYAKRLQYRVSDVTRQIKPGENVLGAMVGNGWYSGSIGIAGSQKYGTEPWYSAQLKLTFTDGTSTTVATDGTWKSGDGAIRADDLYQGETYDARLATGWDRPGFDDRTWAAPRVKTGAKPNLVPQADNGVTVQQEFKPVAWTQPKPGVWVADLGQNFSGWNRLSVTGPAGTTVTMRHAEVLNPDGTIYTTNLRAAQATDRFTLAGTGGTETYEPRFTVHGYRYVELTGLPSAPTASTLTGRAMWTSGAQTGTFTSSNTLVNQLQHNILWGERSNMLSVPSDCPQRDERLGWTGDIGIFAGTSTFNLDVANFLGKFSDDLVDAQHDDGSFTDVAPGVLSGSGTAGWGDAGVIVPYTLWQRYGDTGVIDEHFAAMVKWVEYLRSTSGADLIRDHQTFGDWLNVNDNTAQDLISTAFFAWSSRLVSRMAAATGHTAEATKYGTLADQIGTAFTNRFTQADGTVGANTQTGYVLALAFGLLPASRVQPAADKLAARVAAAGGHLSVGFLGVENLLPVLASHGHADVAYQVLLQPDFPGWGYMIGHGATTIWERWDGIKPDGSFNDPGMNSFNHYGLGSVGDFLYRSVGGLSPASPGYASLLVAPRPGGGVTSAKSAYETPYGGAVSDWSVSAGKLTLRVTVPAGSSATVQVPTSQPGSVVAPPEAVPSSSGSYFVPAGSYVFTATA from the coding sequence ATGCTGCCCTCGAAGCTCTGGCGCGCGACCACCACCACGCTCGCCGCGATCCTGGTCCTCTCCGCCGCGTCGGTTCCCCCGGCCGGCGCCGCTCCCCCGGTCGACTTGGCCGGTGCCCACTGGATCTGGTACCCGGAAGGCGACGCCCGGGTGACCGCGCCCGCCGCGACCCGCTACTTCCGCACCGCCTTCACCGTCCCCGCCGCCGCGGTCAGCGACGCCCGGTTCGTCGTCACCGGCGACGACACCGTCGACGTCTGGCTCAACGGCAAACCCCTGGCTTCGTCGGCCCGCACCACCGACTCCTGGAAGTCCGCGTTGTCGGTGGACCTGCGGCCCGCGCTGACCCCCGGCGGCAACACGCTCGCCGTCGCCGTCCGCAACTCCGGCGGCGCGGCCGGCCTGCTCGGACGGGTGCGCGTGACGACCGCGTCCGGCACCACCGACCTCACCACCGGAGCCGGCTGGAAGAGCGCGACGACCGCGCCCGACGGCTGGGAACAGCCCGGCTTCGCCGACGGGACCTGGGCCGCCGCCCGGGATCTCGGCACCTACGGCAGCGGCCCGTGGGGCACGCGCGTCGGCACGCCGGGCGCGTCGGCCAAGACGCCGCTGTCCGTCGCGAGCGCGACGGTCGGGCAGCGCCCGAACCCGATCGGCGTCGACCAGCCGCGGTTCGGCTGGAAGCTGGCGTCTTCGGCCGCGCAGCAACGGCAATCGGCGTACCAGCTCGTGGTGTCCGCCGGGGGCAAGGACGTCTGGGACAGCGGCCGCGTCACGTCCGCGCAGCAGGCCGACGTCGCCTACGGCGGTCCCGCGCTGACGTCGCTGACCGCCTACACCTGGAAGGTCCGCGTCTGGGACGGCCAAGGCCGGATGAGCGACTGGAGTGCGGTGCAGCGCTTCGAAACGGCGTTGCGCGACGCGGGCACCGAGTGGACCGGCGCCTTCCTCGGCCGCGCCACGGCCGGCCCGGACCTCGCCGGCGCGAGCTGGGTCTGGTACCCCGAAGGCGACCCGATCGGCGGAGTCCCGCCGGCCACCCGGTTCTTCCGCAAGTCCTTCGACCTGACCGCGGCGCCGTCGAAGGCCACCCTGGTCGTGACCGGCGACGACACCGCGACGGTGTGGGTCAACGGCACCCGGGTCAGCGACTCCCCGCGCGTCGCCGACTCGTGGAAGACCGCGGCCGTCGTCGACGTCGGCAGCCTGCTGACCGCCGGGACGAACACCATCGCGATCAGCGCGGAGAACACCACGCAGAGCCCGGCCGGGATGATCGCCAAGCTGACCGTCCAAGGTGGACCCACGGTCGGCACCGACGGCACGTGGAAGGCGAACCAGACCGGTCCGGACGGCTGGCAGCAGCCCGGGTTCGACGACAGCTCCTGGACCGCGGCGAGGGCACTGACCGCGTACGGCACCGGGCCGTGGGGTGCGAACGTCGCCGTCAGCGCCCCCGCCCCCCTGCTGCGCAAGAGCTTCACGGTCTCGAAGCCGGTCGCGAGCGCGCGGCTGCTCACCACCGCGCTCGGCCTGCAGGAGACCCACCTCAACGGCGTCAAGGTCGGCGGCGAGGTCCTCGCTCCCGGGTGGACGGACTACGCGAAACGCCTGCAGTACCGCGTTTCCGACGTCACCAGGCAGATCAAGCCGGGCGAGAACGTGCTCGGCGCGATGGTCGGCAACGGCTGGTACTCCGGCAGCATCGGCATCGCCGGCAGCCAGAAGTACGGCACCGAGCCGTGGTACTCGGCGCAGCTGAAGCTGACGTTCACCGACGGCACGTCCACCACGGTCGCGACCGACGGCACCTGGAAGTCCGGCGACGGCGCGATCCGCGCCGACGACCTCTACCAGGGCGAGACCTACGACGCGCGGCTGGCGACCGGCTGGGACCGGCCCGGCTTCGACGACCGGACGTGGGCCGCGCCCCGCGTGAAGACCGGCGCGAAGCCGAACCTGGTGCCGCAGGCGGACAACGGCGTCACGGTGCAGCAGGAGTTCAAGCCCGTCGCGTGGACCCAGCCGAAGCCGGGGGTCTGGGTGGCCGACCTCGGTCAGAACTTCAGCGGCTGGAACCGGCTTTCGGTGACCGGCCCGGCCGGCACCACGGTCACCATGCGACACGCCGAGGTGCTCAACCCGGACGGGACGATCTACACGACGAACCTGCGCGCGGCCCAGGCGACCGACCGGTTCACCCTGGCGGGCACCGGCGGCACGGAGACGTACGAGCCGCGCTTCACCGTGCACGGCTACCGGTACGTCGAGCTGACCGGGCTCCCGTCCGCGCCGACGGCGTCGACGCTGACCGGCCGGGCGATGTGGACCTCCGGCGCGCAGACCGGCACGTTCACGTCGTCGAACACGCTGGTGAACCAGCTGCAGCACAACATCCTGTGGGGTGAGCGCTCGAACATGCTGTCCGTGCCGAGCGACTGCCCGCAGCGTGACGAGCGGCTCGGCTGGACCGGCGACATCGGGATCTTCGCCGGCACCTCGACGTTCAACCTCGACGTCGCGAACTTCCTCGGCAAGTTCAGCGACGACCTGGTCGACGCGCAGCACGACGATGGGTCGTTCACCGACGTCGCGCCGGGCGTGCTGAGCGGTTCGGGCACGGCGGGCTGGGGTGACGCGGGCGTCATCGTGCCCTACACCCTGTGGCAGCGCTACGGCGACACCGGCGTGATCGACGAGCACTTCGCCGCCATGGTCAAGTGGGTGGAGTACCTGCGATCGACCTCGGGTGCCGACCTGATCCGCGACCACCAGACGTTCGGCGACTGGCTCAACGTCAACGACAACACCGCGCAGGACCTGATCTCGACGGCGTTCTTCGCGTGGTCGTCGCGGCTGGTGTCCCGGATGGCCGCGGCCACCGGGCACACCGCGGAGGCGACGAAGTACGGGACGCTGGCCGACCAGATCGGGACGGCGTTCACGAACCGGTTCACGCAGGCGGACGGCACGGTGGGCGCGAACACGCAGACCGGGTACGTCCTGGCCCTGGCGTTCGGGCTGCTGCCGGCCTCCCGGGTGCAGCCGGCGGCGGACAAGCTGGCGGCGCGCGTCGCGGCGGCGGGTGGTCACCTCAGCGTCGGGTTCCTCGGCGTCGAGAACCTGCTGCCGGTGCTGGCCTCGCACGGCCACGCGGACGTCGCGTACCAGGTGCTGCTGCAGCCGGACTTCCCCGGCTGGGGCTACATGATCGGCCACGGCGCGACGACGATCTGGGAGCGCTGGGACGGGATCAAGCCGGACGGGTCGTTCAACGACCCCGGGATGAACTCGTTCAACCACTACGGCCTCGGCTCGGTGGGCGACTTCCTGTACCGCTCGGTCGGCGGCCTGTCGCCGGCGTCCCCGGGCTACGCGTCGCTGCTGGTGGCGCCGCGCCCGGGCGGCGGGGTGACGTCGGCGAAGTCGGCGTACGAGACCCCGTACGGCGGCGCGGTCAGCGACTGGTCGGTCTCGGCCGGGAAGCTGACGCTGCGGGTGACGGTCCCGGCGGGGTCGTCGGCGACGGTGCAGGTGCCGACGTCGCAGCCGGGGTCGGTGGTGGCGCCGCCGGAAGCGGTGCCGTCGTCGTCGGGGTCGTACTTCGTGCCCGCGGGCTCGTACGTCTTCACCGCGACCGCGTGA